The genomic DNA AGCCAAAGCAGAGCGATATTCACATCCGAAAAAGACATGGCAGATTCACTCGTGCATTGTTTGACTGATCTCTGCGGAGGAACTCCGACCGACAGCCTATGTCGGCCAATGACGACCTGACTGGAGATACACGATGGCAGTGAACAGCCGAATTGCCGACTTCCGAAACATGTCGGTCGGTGATCGCAGGAAAGCCGTCGCAGCCTCGACTGGGCTCGACCCCCAACTGTTGAGCCAGCTCGATGCGGATGCCTTCGGTCCCGAAGACGCCGTCAACCTCAGCGAGAACATCTTCGGCGTGTTCTCGCTTCCTCTCGGCGCAGCTACCAACTTCACGATCAACGGCACCGACGTGCTCGTACCCATGGCGACCGAAGAGGCCTCGGTCATCGCCGCCGCCAGCAACGCAGCACGAATGGCGCGTCCGCACGGCGGCTTCTTCACAAGCTCGACCGAGCCCGTCATGCAGGCACAGATCCAGCTCATCAACGTGGCGGACCCGCAGGCCGCGCGCACACGTGTCCTCGAACGCCAAGCAGAGATCATCGACCTGGCCAATGCGCAGGACCCCAAGCTCGTCGAGGTCGGTGGCGGAGTCAAGGGCCTCGAGGTCCGCCTCGTCGAGGCGAGGACGACGACGTATGTTCTCGTCCACCTGCTCGTCGATGTCCGAGACGCAATGGGGGCGAATGCGGTCAACACGATGGCTGAGGCAGTCTCCGGAACCGTGGCAGCCATCGCCGGAAGCGACGCACTGCTGCGCATCCTCACCAACAAGGCGGACCGTCGACTGTCTCGGGCACGGGCAGTCTTCGACAGGGATCTGCTCGGCGGAGACGAGGTCATCGACAACATCCTCCATGCCTACGAACTCGCCGCAGCCGATCCCTATCGAGCAGCCACTCACAACAAGGGCATCATGAACGGCATCTCCGCCGTCGTCCTCGCCACCGGGAACGACACCCGCGCGGTCGAGGCCGGAGCGCACTCCCATGCGCTCGTCGACGGCC from Brevibacterium sp. JSBI002 includes the following:
- a CDS encoding hydroxymethylglutaryl-CoA reductase, degradative, with the protein product MAVNSRIADFRNMSVGDRRKAVAASTGLDPQLLSQLDADAFGPEDAVNLSENIFGVFSLPLGAATNFTINGTDVLVPMATEEASVIAAASNAARMARPHGGFFTSSTEPVMQAQIQLINVADPQAARTRVLERQAEIIDLANAQDPKLVEVGGGVKGLEVRLVEARTTTYVLVHLLVDVRDAMGANAVNTMAEAVSGTVAAIAGSDALLRILTNKADRRLSRARAVFDRDLLGGDEVIDNILHAYELAAADPYRAATHNKGIMNGISAVVLATGNDTRAVEAGAHSHALVDGRYSSLSAFERNADGDLVGTLEMPMPVGLVGGATKVHPAARTALQIAEVASAQELAEMIVAAGLAQNLAALRVLATEGVQRGHMSLHAKNLAASAGANAEETAIIVDRLIEERAFRFDRVQSILDELRSGVSR